The segment TTGCCGGATTTCGAGCGCCCGCCGTTGTGGCGATCGAAAGTCGTGTCGACCTCGATCGCGGCGCCGTTCGGCTGGGACTGACAAGCGCCAGCTGATATGGAAGAGCGGTGCTCGCAGTATGAATGGGAGCCGCGCATCCGCGGGCATCCGAATCGCATGATCGCGCCGCAGAGCGAATGCGTCGCACTCGCCGTCGGTGATGATCAGGATCGGGCCGGCCCTCCGAAAGACGTTTGCGAAATTGATCAGGGTCGCTGATCAGGATCGTACGCAATCTTGAGAGGCAAATCCGTCATCGCGTAATGCACGAACTGCTGGCCAAGCTCTGATAGCTCATATGAATCAGTATCGTCAAACGCTGACTCCATCGGCTTTGGGCCCGAGAGACCCGGCCCGGTCCTGCTTTTCGGCACCTTCCCGTAAAAGTTACCCTCCGAATCTTTCTCCCTATGTTGGCGAATGATTCCGCCCATGTTAAGGTCACGAATAAGCAAACGATACAAGCCAGCCTCTGGTGAATCTTCGCGTACCGGACCCTTGCCGACCTTTTTCCAAATCGACCCCCTGCCGATACCATTTGAGTTGTAAACAGCGGCAATAACATGGAAATGAAGCTCCGAGTACACACCAAGCCAGTCGATGAACAACCGCACTACATCGTCGCTTGTATACGTTGACGCGGCGGCATTGGCGAGTATGTTCCGAATGTAAATTCGCTTCTCTTCACTCTCCGCTCCTGACCACTCGCGAAAGGTCTTCTTCAGGAGCGACTGGTATTCGGGGCTATCAATTCTCTTGCGGACTTCCTCGTCATGCAGGTCAAGACGTGCCATAATTTCGATGATCGTCTTTTCCTTCTCTTTGATTTCGTCTTTAAGCATCTCCATCCAGTGCTTAAAGAAGTCATTTACCTTTTGTTGTTCTTGCTCCGACCATACGCCAGCTGCAGCAGCGAATAGGCCCCCCGCAAAAGGCACTGCTCCACCGATGATCGCCAAGGCACCTCTCGCGATCTTCGAACTTGTTCCTTCCTCGGGAAGATACTGTTCCGCGTCATCCATTTTTGATTACTAGTTTACGAGGCTCTTATGCCTATCCCGCTTGCGTGCCAGCTGCGGCGGGGCGGCCGCCGTTGGCGCGGTCGAGGGCGGTGTCGACGGCGTCGTATAGGTCTTTCATCAGGAACGGTTTGGTGAGGACCGCGTGCCAGCCGTTTTGTTCGGCCGGAATGCGCACGCCGATGCGGACCAGCGGCGTGCCGTTTGCGCGCGCGACGAATTGCTCGCCCGGCATCCCGAGCCGGTCCGCGTCGACCAGCGCCACGTCGTAGGGCGCTTCGGAAAGCTGGTGCAGCAGCTCTTCGCCGTTGACCGCGACGCTGACGGCGAAACCGTCGTCACGCAAGGCGTGCGCGACGTACGAGCGCGCGTCGCCGTCGACGTCGAGCAGCGCGATCCGGATCGGCGCGATCGAGCGCTGCGCGGGCTGCGCCGGGACGTAGATGCGGAACGTCGAGCCTTGTCCTTCGACGGACTCGACCTCGATCGCGCCGCCGTGCAGCTCGACGATCGTGCGCGCGAGGTACAAGCCGAAGCCGGTCCCGCCGATCCCGAGCGCGCGCGCGTTGCTGGCGCGCGCGAAGCGGCCGAACAGCTTGGGGCGCTCGCTCTCGGGGATTCCGATCCCGCGGTCGCGCACGGTCAGCTCGACGCCGCCCTGGCGAGCGCGCATCGCGACCTCGACCGGCTCGCCGCCCGGCGAGTACTTGATCGCGTTTCCGATGACGTTCTCGACGACTTGGCGGAGCCGCGCGGCGTCGCCGCTCACCACGAGCGGCGCGCCGGTGACGCGCAAGTCGATCGGCCGTGTCACCGAGAAGACGCGCACCACGTCGCGCACCAGCGCCACCAGATCGACCTCGCCGAGCGCGAGCGCGAGCTCGTTCTGCTCGAGCCGCGAGAGCGCGAGCGTGTCAGTCGCCAGCGACGCCAGCCGCATCGCGCTCGAGGAGATCATGCCGAGATACTGGCGCGCTTCGTAGTCGAAGCGGTCGTCCTCGGCGAGCACGTCGGCGAACCCGACGATCGTCGTCAGCGGTCCCTTGAAGTCGTGTGCGAGCATCGCGATCAGGTCATTCTTCACCTGGTTCAGCTCGACGACCGCGTCGCGGCGCGAGGTCAGCTCGCGGTACAGCTCGACGTTCCGCGCCGCGACCGCGAAGTACTGGCCGAGCAGTCCGATCGCGAACACGTCGGCGGTGCTGAACGGCGCGGTGCGCTGCACGTCGAGCACGTACGAGGTCCCGCCGCCCGCGCCCGGAACGCGCACCGCCGCGCGGTGCTCGAACTCGTCCAGCACGCACACGTCGCTGCGCGACGCCAGCGCGACGAAGCTGTCCGCCTGCAGCGACTCGTCGCGTAAGGTGAGATCGGTGGTCGCCGCGAAGCCGCCGCGCGAGCGCGGTGCGTAGAGCGTCGCGCGGCCGTCGATCAGCTCGTGCACCCCGGAGAGGAGCGCTTCGACCAGCACGCTCGGCTCGAGCGCGGCGAACAGCGTGCGGGCGATCGAGGTGAGCGCGGTGAGCCGCTCGTTCTGCAGCGCGAGCTGCGCGCCGCGCAGCACCTGCTCGGTGACGTCGCGCTGGACCATGACGTAGTGCGTCATCATCCCGTTCTCGTCGAGCAGCGGGCGCGCCGTCGCTTCGGTGTGGTAATACGAGCCGTCGAGCCGGTACGAGATGTATTCCACCCGCGCCGGCCGCCCGGCAATCGCCTCCGAGCGCATGTGCACCAGCCGCGCGAGATCGGTTTTCGGGCCGAAGAACTGGTCGACTCTCTGCCCGATCACCTGCTCGCGCCGCGTCGCGCCCTTCGTCCGTACGAACGCGTCGTTCGCGTACACGATCGTCGGCGCGTCCTCCGCGGTCGGACCGGGCTTGGCGATGATGATCGGGTCCTGCGCCGACTCAATCGCCGCGGAGAGCAAGTTGATGCGCTGCTGCGCGCGCTCGCTCTCGGTCAGATCGGTCGCGACGACGAGGACGATGTCGCGCGTGCGCGTGTTGATCAGCTCGAGCCGCAGCTCGACCGGATAGGTCGTGCCGCCCTTGCGGCGCGCCGTCGTGCGCACGTTCAGCCGGCGGCCCGGGTTCGCGCGCAGCTCCGCGAGCCGTTGCGCGAGCCGTCCTTCCTGCGCGAGCGAGGGCAGCAGCGCGTCCAGCGGCAGCGCGCGCAGCTCGTCCATCGTGTAGCCGAGATTCCGGCGCGCTGCCTCGCTGGCGAAAATCAGGCGCCCCGCCTTCAGGTCGGCGTGGTACAGCTCGGTCTGCGAACTGTCGAAGAGGCGCAGCACCGTGCGCCGCGCCTCCATCTGCTCGACGATCGCCTGCGCGATCGTGATGAGCACCGAGCGCTGAGCGTCGGTCAGCGTGCGCGGCTTGCGGTCGATGACGCACACGGTGCCGACCGCCTCACCGTCGCTCGAGCGCAGCGGGTACCCGGCGTAGAAGCGAATCCCCGGCTCGCCGGTGACGAGCGGGTTGTCGGCGAAGCGCGGGTCGGCGCTGGCGTCGCGAACCTCGAAGATTCCCTCGCCCAAGATCGTGTGCGCGCAGAACGCGATCTCTCGCAGCGTCTCGCGCGTCTCGAGCCCGAGGTTCGACTTGAACCACTGCCGGTTGCGATCGACCAGCGTGATCAGCGAGATCGGCGTGTCGCAGAGCTGCGCGGCGAGCCGCGTGAACGCGTCGAAGAGATCCTCGCTGGGAGTGTCGAGGAGCTCGTATTCGTAGAGGGCGGCGAGCCGCCGCTCCTCAGACGGAGGTATCGGCGCGGGCGTGGACATCGGCGAGGCGTTTACGCTTCGCCCCCACGAACGCCAGGACTTCCTCGAGCGACCGCGCGTTGAGCACTTCCTCCGCGGTGACCCAGCCGCGCCGCGCCTGTCCGACCGCGTATGCCACGTTCTCGAGCTGCCCGGCAT is part of the Candidatus Eremiobacterota bacterium genome and harbors:
- a CDS encoding PAS domain-containing protein, translating into MSTPAPIPPSEERRLAALYEYELLDTPSEDLFDAFTRLAAQLCDTPISLITLVDRNRQWFKSNLGLETRETLREIAFCAHTILGEGIFEVRDASADPRFADNPLVTGEPGIRFYAGYPLRSSDGEAVGTVCVIDRKPRTLTDAQRSVLITIAQAIVEQMEARRTVLRLFDSSQTELYHADLKAGRLIFASEAARRNLGYTMDELRALPLDALLPSLAQEGRLAQRLAELRANPGRRLNVRTTARRKGGTTYPVELRLELINTRTRDIVLVVATDLTESERAQQRINLLSAAIESAQDPIIIAKPGPTAEDAPTIVYANDAFVRTKGATRREQVIGQRVDQFFGPKTDLARLVHMRSEAIAGRPARVEYISYRLDGSYYHTEATARPLLDENGMMTHYVMVQRDVTEQVLRGAQLALQNERLTALTSIARTLFAALEPSVLVEALLSGVHELIDGRATLYAPRSRGGFAATTDLTLRDESLQADSFVALASRSDVCVLDEFEHRAAVRVPGAGGGTSYVLDVQRTAPFSTADVFAIGLLGQYFAVAARNVELYRELTSRRDAVVELNQVKNDLIAMLAHDFKGPLTTIVGFADVLAEDDRFDYEARQYLGMISSSAMRLASLATDTLALSRLEQNELALALGEVDLVALVRDVVRVFSVTRPIDLRVTGAPLVVSGDAARLRQVVENVIGNAIKYSPGGEPVEVAMRARQGGVELTVRDRGIGIPESERPKLFGRFARASNARALGIGGTGFGLYLARTIVELHGGAIEVESVEGQGSTFRIYVPAQPAQRSIAPIRIALLDVDGDARSYVAHALRDDGFAVSVAVNGEELLHQLSEAPYDVALVDADRLGMPGEQFVARANGTPLVRIGVRIPAEQNGWHAVLTKPFLMKDLYDAVDTALDRANGGRPAAAGTQAG